A window of Candidatus Xiphinematobacter sp. Idaho Grape contains these coding sequences:
- a CDS encoding ATP-dependent Clp protease proteolytic subunit: MYSSTHNSLLVPIVVEQTGRGERSYDIYSRLLKDRIIFIGTPIDDNVANLVIAQMLFLQMEDGKKDINIYINSPGGSVTAGLAIYDTMQFVTCDVTTYCIGISASMGAVLLAAGANGKRYALPNSDIMIHQVSGGAHGQASDVERQVEFMFKLKKRLNRILSCHTGKPEEVVERDVDRDYYMTAQEAKDYGLVDKVIPSLKEPRATISKEAIE; the protein is encoded by the coding sequence ATGTACTCATCCACTCATAATAGTCTCCTCGTTCCTATTGTCGTCGAGCAAACTGGTCGAGGAGAACGCAGCTACGACATTTATTCCCGTTTGTTAAAAGACCGTATCATTTTTATCGGAACCCCGATTGATGATAATGTTGCGAACCTAGTCATTGCCCAAATGCTATTTTTGCAAATGGAGGATGGGAAGAAAGATATTAACATCTATATTAACTCTCCTGGTGGATCTGTAACAGCAGGATTAGCTATCTATGATACAATGCAGTTTGTGACTTGTGATGTAACTACCTATTGCATAGGAATTTCTGCTAGCATGGGAGCCGTGCTATTAGCTGCGGGGGCTAATGGTAAGCGCTATGCACTACCCAATTCGGACATTATGATCCACCAGGTTTCAGGTGGAGCGCATGGACAGGCCAGTGATGTGGAACGCCAGGTAGAATTTATGTTCAAGCTTAAGAAGCGTCTGAACAGAATTCTTTCCTGTCATACAGGGAAGCCGGAAGAAGTTGTCGAGAGAGATGTGGATAGGGACTACTATATGACAGCACAAGAAGCAAAAGATTACGGTCTGGTAGATAAGGTAATCCCTTCTCTTAAGGAGCCCAGGGCTACCATCTCCAAAGAGGCAATTGAGTGA
- a CDS encoding cysteine desulfurase, protein MHPAFESLREEFPALKESVKGRNVQVAYLDNAASTQKPEVVIQRMAEFSRHEYANVHRGMHELSERATIAYEAARCRAARYLEAKEESIIFTSGTTSALNLLANTWGEYNVKEGDTLLLTELEHHSNLVPWLQLAQRKRATVVYAPLDPVTQVLDIERLHRLLCRGPRLFTFAHVSNVLGSIQSAEAFCTLAREQGVTTIVDAAQSAGHMPLSTAKMGCDFLACSGHKMCGPTGIGILYGRYELLLEMPPWQYGGEMVDSVDFHWATFRTPPARFEAGTPPIIEAVGLHAAMDFLDSIDREKIARHSAALAEEAAEGLRQMRGLRVFGPPLGRAGLVTFSVEGVHAHDLVFFLNLRGLALRAGHHCVQPLMRKLGVPSSSRASFYFYNTRQEVHRLLEGVQEAVAFFTS, encoded by the coding sequence ATGCACCCCGCATTCGAGTCCTTAAGGGAGGAGTTTCCAGCTCTCAAGGAATCTGTAAAGGGCAGAAATGTGCAGGTTGCCTATCTGGATAATGCAGCAAGTACTCAAAAGCCGGAAGTAGTCATCCAAAGGATGGCGGAGTTTTCCCGCCACGAGTACGCAAACGTGCACCGTGGAATGCATGAACTAAGCGAACGTGCTACAATCGCCTATGAAGCAGCGCGCTGCCGCGCTGCCCGTTACCTGGAGGCCAAGGAAGAATCTATTATCTTCACATCCGGTACTACCTCAGCGCTCAATCTTTTGGCCAATACCTGGGGGGAATACAATGTCAAGGAGGGTGATACGTTACTCCTTACAGAACTGGAGCATCATAGTAATCTTGTTCCTTGGCTCCAGTTGGCTCAACGTAAGCGTGCCACAGTGGTTTACGCTCCACTTGATCCAGTGACGCAGGTGCTAGACATAGAGCGCCTCCATCGACTCCTTTGTCGAGGACCACGTCTTTTTACCTTTGCACATGTCTCTAATGTCTTAGGATCAATTCAATCTGCAGAGGCGTTTTGTACCCTTGCCAGGGAGCAAGGGGTCACTACAATAGTGGATGCAGCACAGTCTGCTGGACATATGCCACTGAGTACTGCCAAGATGGGTTGCGATTTTCTAGCCTGTTCTGGCCACAAAATGTGCGGTCCCACCGGTATTGGGATACTCTATGGACGTTACGAGCTTCTTCTTGAAATGCCTCCCTGGCAGTACGGGGGAGAGATGGTAGACAGCGTCGACTTTCACTGGGCAACCTTCCGTACCCCACCAGCACGGTTTGAAGCCGGCACTCCCCCTATTATTGAGGCAGTTGGTCTCCATGCTGCTATGGATTTCCTGGATAGTATAGACCGTGAAAAAATCGCTCGTCATTCTGCTGCTTTGGCTGAAGAGGCTGCTGAGGGCCTACGCCAAATGAGGGGACTCCGCGTGTTTGGTCCTCCTTTGGGTCGTGCAGGTTTAGTAACTTTCTCTGTTGAGGGAGTACATGCTCACGATTTGGTTTTTTTTCTAAATTTGCGCGGCCTTGCTTTACGAGCAGGACATCATTGTGTGCAACCCCTGATGCGTAAGTTGGGTGTGCCATCCAGCAGCCGAGCTAGTTTTTATTTTTACAATACCCGTCAGGAGGTCCACAGACTCCTGGAAGGGGTGCAGGAGGCTGTCGCTTTTTTTACCTCTTAA
- the sufU gene encoding Fe-S cluster assembly sulfur transfer protein SufU has product MDTEIYQEIIFQHSRRPRNFGCLETATHSASGQNASCGDAIQVQLILEDNIIREITFYSSACAICTASASIMTSEVKGLAKAQALGVVLDFRKMVADGILSEKFPDHLKALRGIHQFPQRVKCATLPWETLAVALHSSPS; this is encoded by the coding sequence ATGGATACCGAGATTTATCAGGAAATTATCTTCCAGCATTCCAGGCGCCCAAGGAATTTTGGCTGCTTGGAAACGGCTACTCATAGTGCGAGTGGGCAAAATGCCTCTTGCGGAGATGCAATCCAAGTTCAATTAATTTTGGAAGATAACATAATCCGGGAAATAACATTTTATTCGAGTGCCTGTGCTATTTGTACAGCCTCGGCCTCCATTATGACTAGTGAGGTTAAGGGACTAGCCAAGGCGCAAGCCCTTGGAGTGGTTCTAGATTTTCGAAAAATGGTCGCAGACGGCATTTTGTCGGAGAAGTTTCCAGATCACCTTAAAGCGCTTAGGGGGATACATCAATTTCCTCAACGGGTCAAGTGTGCCACTCTTCCCTGGGAAACCCTAGCTGTTGCACTCCATTCCTCCCCGTCGTAA
- a CDS encoding metal ABC transporter permease — MLKLLLEYFSYDFVRNALIAGSLVGVLGAVVGYFVVIRNVSFAAHALAHIGFSGATGAALFGINPLNGMLIVSLLAGVGMGISGSRIQQSEQAIGMVLSVCLGVGTLFLAFYKGFAGQAAAILFGNIFGVSRQQLIQIVTLAGVALCVLGFLSRRLLFASVRPDLAEARGVSLLSLSVSFMGILAISVTLASQIVGILLVFALMVGPAGIASRIFHGFWTANLAGICFALSAVWCGILMACLTNWPPSFWITAILFILYLMSEALCRLVLQR; from the coding sequence ATGCTTAAACTCTTGCTAGAGTATTTTTCGTACGATTTTGTACGCAATGCTCTTATTGCCGGCTCTCTAGTAGGAGTACTGGGGGCAGTGGTAGGATACTTTGTCGTAATTCGCAATGTCAGCTTCGCGGCACATGCCCTGGCACACATTGGATTTAGTGGAGCAACGGGCGCGGCTCTTTTTGGAATTAATCCGCTTAATGGTATGCTGATAGTCTCTTTATTAGCAGGTGTTGGGATGGGTATCTCGGGTAGCCGTATTCAGCAAAGTGAACAGGCTATTGGAATGGTACTTTCCGTTTGCTTAGGCGTAGGCACTCTCTTTTTAGCCTTCTACAAGGGTTTTGCTGGACAGGCCGCAGCAATCTTATTCGGAAATATTTTTGGTGTCTCTAGACAGCAACTTATTCAGATTGTTACCCTAGCTGGGGTGGCACTTTGTGTCCTAGGCTTCCTTTCCAGGAGACTGCTTTTTGCCAGTGTTCGACCCGATCTTGCCGAAGCGCGCGGCGTCTCGCTTTTGTCACTTTCGGTGAGCTTTATGGGAATCTTGGCAATCTCTGTAACTCTAGCTAGTCAAATTGTAGGAATTCTTCTCGTCTTTGCCCTAATGGTAGGGCCAGCCGGAATTGCTTCCAGGATATTTCATGGATTCTGGACAGCCAATTTGGCAGGAATATGCTTTGCTCTCAGTGCGGTCTGGTGTGGTATCCTGATGGCTTGTTTGACAAACTGGCCACCCAGTTTCTGGATTACTGCCATCCTTTTTATCCTTTATCTCATGTCAGAAGCTCTCTGCCGTCTTGTTCTGCAAAGATAG
- a CDS encoding metal ABC transporter ATP-binding protein codes for MINSLSMNEASVCLGGTQILSTVTAEVKAGEFVGIFGPNGAGKSTLVKCILGLLPLSSGRISVFGSPPGRENRHIGYMPQSQNNLENTALSAFSVVAAITNGNRWGLPWYDKALKNEVIKSLHLVGAANYAHRPFSILSNGEKQCVALAQALLGKPRLLILDEPLANLDPHNQIRLIQCIQKIRKSAGTTVLFITHDVNPLLDVMDQVLYIAGGSATLGPVSKVFTSEVLSALYRTKIHVIHAKGRIFVVSAEGNVTETIRHA; via the coding sequence GTGATCAACAGTTTATCAATGAACGAAGCCAGCGTTTGTTTAGGAGGCACCCAGATCCTAAGTACTGTTACCGCGGAAGTCAAAGCTGGGGAATTCGTTGGAATCTTCGGTCCCAATGGGGCTGGCAAGTCTACTTTAGTAAAGTGTATCCTCGGACTTCTGCCGCTATCTTCAGGAAGAATTTCTGTTTTTGGCAGTCCTCCTGGACGGGAGAATCGTCACATTGGCTACATGCCACAATCTCAGAATAATTTAGAGAATACAGCCCTGAGTGCCTTCTCGGTAGTAGCTGCTATTACAAATGGCAACCGCTGGGGATTGCCTTGGTATGACAAGGCCCTCAAGAATGAGGTAATTAAATCTCTCCATTTAGTGGGCGCGGCTAATTATGCTCATCGCCCCTTTTCAATACTTTCCAATGGTGAAAAGCAGTGCGTTGCACTTGCCCAAGCACTGTTGGGAAAACCCAGGCTTCTTATTCTCGACGAACCCCTTGCAAACCTTGATCCACATAACCAGATACGTCTCATTCAATGTATCCAGAAGATTAGAAAATCTGCTGGAACTACTGTGCTTTTTATTACCCATGATGTTAATCCTCTACTTGATGTGATGGATCAGGTTCTCTACATAGCGGGAGGAAGTGCTACTCTGGGCCCCGTTAGCAAGGTGTTTACCAGCGAAGTACTAAGCGCTCTCTACCGTACGAAAATTCACGTCATCCATGCAAAGGGAAGGATCTTCGTTGTTAGCGCAGAAGGAAACGTAACAGAGACTATTCGTCATGCTTAA
- a CDS encoding metal ABC transporter solute-binding protein, Zn/Mn family — MIRSFLTLFSLFFSISRIFAAVQIVAVENFYGKIAKQIGGSSVAVASILRNPNQNPHEFQADAATVKAIASADILIYNGLGYDDWVERLLRVSGRPHCVTIKVADLIGVETGKNPHIWYNPETMSVLAARLAQILNKSAAVEAFEKSMQPLREKISALREKTFGLQVTATESIFGYMACSLGWKMLNYDYQQTVVNNAEPCFRQSVNFEKALTEGQAKVLFYNSQVQNPSAKRMQSIAKRHGIAVVGITETQPHHFPSYVDWMLWELSMIERVLGLK, encoded by the coding sequence ATGATAAGAAGTTTCCTCACCCTCTTTAGCTTGTTCTTTTCCATCAGCCGTATCTTTGCAGCTGTCCAGATCGTAGCAGTAGAAAACTTCTATGGGAAAATTGCCAAGCAAATTGGAGGTTCCTCCGTAGCAGTTGCTAGTATACTTAGAAATCCCAATCAAAACCCTCATGAATTTCAGGCGGATGCCGCTACTGTGAAAGCGATTGCTAGTGCAGATATTCTTATTTATAACGGCCTGGGGTACGATGACTGGGTAGAGAGGCTCCTGAGGGTGAGCGGGAGGCCACATTGTGTGACTATTAAGGTAGCAGACCTCATTGGGGTTGAGACGGGGAAAAATCCCCATATTTGGTACAATCCGGAAACCATGTCTGTGTTGGCAGCGCGACTTGCTCAAATTCTGAATAAATCGGCAGCCGTAGAGGCCTTTGAGAAATCTATGCAACCGTTGCGGGAAAAAATTTCCGCCCTTCGGGAGAAGACTTTTGGCCTGCAAGTAACAGCTACTGAATCCATTTTTGGGTATATGGCCTGCTCTCTGGGGTGGAAAATGCTTAATTACGACTATCAACAAACAGTTGTGAACAATGCGGAGCCTTGTTTTCGACAGAGTGTGAACTTCGAAAAGGCCCTCACTGAAGGCCAAGCGAAAGTCCTCTTCTATAACAGCCAGGTACAAAACCCTTCCGCAAAACGGATGCAATCTATTGCCAAAAGGCATGGGATAGCCGTGGTTGGGATTACAGAGACTCAACCGCATCATTTCCCTAGTTACGTAGATTGGATGCTTTGGGAATTATCAATGATTGAGAGGGTTCTTGGTCTTAAGTAG
- a CDS encoding DNA translocase FtsK — MNRQRRARPFHEIGGFALLGAAALLFLALISYDPNDVPSYIPLVSTTTPYNPLTRNYVGLVGAVCAGYGYFLFGSGAYLISILLVTFGISKAIQPLFSLKERAGWGLVLLLSFCALAERQPWFLYNWKEELGIEGPGGWSGRALSRAFVPLGTVGATVVLLVLYATSLIFATGFRPVDLLRRAVSALTSFFQKVREKSFRQLDELSRMEVRKRALEKQASKLEKRLKRHITKATSVLIPSGPSLRDPRATDTSVLIPKPIPSRGKKSDGSPACLESEDYVLPPIDLLDTPSMRGIPTDPTELLDTQRIILQVLRQFSVEARPGEITKGPVITRYEIYPAEGIRVDRILSLERDIARATCAEDINILAPIPGKDTVGIEIANAEKMNVTLRELLETQTWLQSKANLPIALGRDIYGNTLLADLAKMPHLLLAGTTGSGKSVCINAMIASLIFRHPPENLRFIMVDPKVVELQSFNSLPHLITPVITNPKYALTVLRWLVGEMENRYRIFAACGVRNIQGFNSRSKTRLPERSSPKLGRTSDGVRTMNTSGKARTFQKNGMELPEHLGYIVLIIDELADLMQAAPSDMESIIVRIAQMARAAGIHLIVATQTPRVGVVTGLIKANIPSRIAFQVASKIDSRVILDENGAERLLGQGDMLYLPTGSSKLLRAQGALVTDEEAQRLVDFVSSQLSPHYDRSIQEKLEEESAGHEEGLIEEDKALVQKSISIIRQERKVSISMLQRRLRLGYTRAARIVDFLERSGILGPKHGGRDREILVDPGALQKKQQEVSVKPSDTSFLGEKGS; from the coding sequence ATGAATCGTCAGCGTCGTGCTCGGCCATTTCATGAAATCGGCGGCTTCGCTCTGCTCGGTGCTGCAGCTTTGCTCTTTTTAGCCTTAATCTCTTATGATCCTAATGACGTTCCGTCCTATATCCCTCTCGTTTCGACAACTACTCCTTATAACCCTCTTACAAGAAATTACGTTGGCTTAGTAGGAGCGGTGTGTGCCGGTTACGGTTATTTTCTTTTTGGATCGGGTGCCTATTTAATTTCTATACTCCTGGTCACATTCGGAATCAGCAAAGCCATCCAACCGCTTTTTTCCCTTAAAGAACGTGCAGGATGGGGCTTGGTCCTTTTACTGAGTTTCTGTGCTCTGGCTGAACGCCAGCCGTGGTTTCTGTACAACTGGAAGGAAGAGCTTGGAATCGAGGGTCCTGGAGGATGGTCCGGGCGCGCTCTTTCTCGGGCCTTTGTCCCACTGGGCACGGTCGGGGCAACAGTAGTACTCTTGGTCCTTTATGCTACTAGCTTAATTTTTGCCACTGGGTTCCGCCCAGTCGACCTTCTCCGAAGAGCAGTCTCGGCCCTTACCTCCTTTTTTCAGAAAGTACGAGAAAAAAGCTTCCGGCAACTGGACGAATTATCTCGGATGGAAGTGCGTAAAAGGGCGCTTGAAAAGCAGGCCAGTAAGCTAGAAAAGAGGCTAAAAAGGCATATCACAAAGGCAACCTCTGTTTTGATCCCCTCAGGCCCCTCTCTTCGAGATCCGAGGGCTACCGACACCTCCGTTTTAATACCCAAGCCAATTCCTTCTAGAGGAAAAAAATCTGATGGTAGCCCAGCCTGTTTAGAGTCAGAAGATTACGTATTGCCCCCTATAGATCTCCTTGATACTCCAAGCATGCGGGGAATCCCCACTGATCCTACAGAACTACTGGACACGCAAAGAATTATTCTTCAGGTGCTTAGGCAGTTCTCTGTTGAAGCAAGACCAGGTGAAATCACAAAAGGGCCTGTCATTACCCGATACGAAATTTATCCCGCCGAAGGTATCCGTGTGGACCGCATTCTCAGTCTAGAGAGGGACATTGCTCGTGCCACGTGCGCTGAAGACATCAACATCCTAGCCCCAATCCCAGGTAAAGATACCGTAGGTATTGAAATCGCTAATGCTGAAAAGATGAATGTCACCCTACGTGAGCTTTTGGAAACACAAACCTGGCTTCAGTCCAAGGCAAATCTTCCCATTGCTCTCGGCAGGGATATCTACGGGAATACCCTGTTAGCTGATCTGGCAAAGATGCCACACCTTCTCTTAGCAGGTACCACAGGTAGTGGAAAAAGTGTCTGTATTAATGCGATGATAGCCAGCCTTATCTTTCGCCACCCCCCTGAAAATCTGCGCTTCATTATGGTTGATCCCAAAGTAGTCGAGCTGCAAAGTTTTAACTCACTTCCCCACCTAATCACACCTGTAATTACAAACCCCAAGTATGCTCTCACCGTACTTCGCTGGCTGGTTGGAGAGATGGAAAATCGATATCGAATTTTTGCTGCATGTGGGGTGCGCAACATCCAAGGGTTCAACTCACGCTCTAAGACTAGGTTACCAGAAAGATCAAGCCCCAAATTAGGTCGAACTTCAGATGGTGTGAGGACCATGAACACGTCTGGAAAAGCTCGTACTTTTCAGAAAAATGGGATGGAATTGCCGGAGCATTTAGGGTACATCGTGCTCATCATCGATGAGCTAGCTGATCTGATGCAAGCAGCACCCTCTGATATGGAGAGTATTATTGTCCGCATCGCTCAAATGGCTCGTGCTGCTGGTATCCACTTAATTGTCGCCACCCAAACTCCACGAGTAGGGGTAGTAACTGGACTTATCAAGGCGAATATTCCGTCCCGAATTGCATTTCAAGTGGCTTCGAAAATTGATAGCCGCGTGATTTTGGATGAAAACGGCGCAGAAAGGCTGCTAGGGCAAGGGGATATGCTCTATTTGCCCACAGGCTCCTCTAAATTGCTTCGTGCTCAAGGAGCGTTAGTTACCGATGAGGAGGCTCAGCGTTTGGTAGATTTTGTTTCTTCTCAATTATCCCCCCACTACGATCGTTCCATTCAAGAAAAGTTAGAAGAGGAATCTGCCGGCCATGAGGAAGGCCTCATAGAAGAAGATAAAGCACTAGTCCAAAAGAGCATCTCAATCATCCGGCAAGAACGAAAGGTATCCATTTCCATGTTGCAGAGGCGGTTGCGGCTTGGCTATACGCGAGCTGCAAGAATAGTAGATTTCCTAGAAAGAAGTGGTATTCTCGGACCGAAGCATGGAGGAAGAGATAGGGAAATTCTTGTGGACCCTGGTGCTTTGCAAAAGAAACAGCAAGAGGTCAGTGTAAAACCATCCGACACAAGCTTTTTGGGAGAAAAAGGCTCCTAG
- a CDS encoding RluA family pseudouridine synthase encodes MNIPPTSTVVGSPYAGWRLDRFAVAILPSLSRTCVQSLIHSGCVRLRGRTARPSEKVRTGDILFVCRPVAVASTSLVPEPTMPLHVLYEDTDLLVVNKEAGVVVHPGSGNWKGTLAGAILARCRNLSKVSGAERPGIVHRLDKGTSGCLVVAKNDATHCSLSREFALRKVKKTYLAIVQGVCTRTDGTICAPICRHPIHRQRMSVAPLLKGRDAVTHYQVLSSARGTSLVVCFPQTGRTHQIRVHLKYLGHPVLGDAIYGERRSFPHHLLHAWKLSFFHPTKRVSMEFCAPIPTEMQLDAFQKFWMLQKTTPSKAFGPL; translated from the coding sequence ATGAATATACCTCCTACTTCAACCGTTGTAGGTTCACCCTACGCTGGGTGGCGGCTGGACCGTTTTGCAGTAGCGATCCTTCCCTCCCTTTCCCGTACCTGTGTGCAGTCTTTAATTCACTCCGGCTGTGTTCGTCTTCGAGGGAGAACAGCAAGGCCTTCCGAAAAGGTCCGAACTGGAGATATCTTATTCGTTTGTAGGCCAGTAGCAGTTGCTTCTACGAGTTTAGTTCCAGAACCTACGATGCCACTGCATGTTTTGTACGAGGATACAGATCTACTCGTAGTTAACAAAGAAGCTGGGGTAGTAGTTCATCCGGGATCTGGAAATTGGAAGGGGACTCTTGCTGGAGCCATTTTAGCTCGTTGTCGCAACCTTTCTAAGGTTAGTGGAGCAGAGCGCCCAGGAATTGTCCATCGGCTGGACAAGGGAACCAGTGGATGCTTGGTAGTTGCAAAGAACGACGCCACTCACTGTAGCCTCTCACGAGAGTTCGCCCTACGCAAGGTAAAGAAAACCTATCTAGCTATTGTTCAGGGTGTTTGTACAAGAACAGACGGAACGATATGCGCCCCCATTTGCAGACACCCTATCCATCGCCAAAGAATGTCCGTCGCTCCCCTTCTTAAGGGGCGTGACGCAGTAACCCACTATCAGGTCCTTTCCAGTGCCCGTGGAACCAGTCTAGTGGTTTGTTTCCCACAAACTGGACGCACCCACCAAATCCGAGTCCATTTAAAGTACTTAGGGCACCCCGTGTTAGGAGACGCAATCTACGGGGAGCGCAGAAGTTTTCCGCACCACCTTTTACATGCCTGGAAACTCAGCTTTTTCCACCCTACTAAAAGGGTTTCTATGGAATTTTGCGCGCCAATTCCAACCGAAATGCAACTGGACGCATTCCAAAAATTCTGGATGCTACAAAAAACTACGCCGTCTAAAGCATTTGGACCACTATAG
- a CDS encoding AAA family ATPase — protein sequence MNEPKLPSPEEIQKRLSEVLQATFGGKQSVVSQPSGQSKSSSGGGNRGLHPLLSKFRHTPRDIKEYLDRFVIRQEEAKRVLSVAVCDHYHHAREALNGESFLEYAKQNILLIGPTGVGKTHLIRHVADLVGVPFVKADATKFSETGYVGGDVDDLVRELVERAKGDISLAEIGIVFLDEIDKIATSSKNPGRDVSGRGVQTGLLKLMEETEVSLKNPSDIQSQIQSVIEMQTQRGRGSMHRETINTRHILFIASGAFEGLDRIIHHRRKQLRVGFCTNTTACALESNVLQTANTQDFIEYGFESEFIGRLPVRSVCHLLEVEDLFRIMRYSEDSIIRQYERAFRPYGIKIHFEEEALRKIAASAFQEGTGARGLLTVLERLLRDFKYELPDSGVTSFTVNPALVKEPRTCLTCLLRHGSAEKERALIIAARQFMQQFSEQHKVQVEASEAALIRLAQQAIRERITMRELCGKLFKDYQFGLHLIQEGKLETTKLVLPEEAIDNPEEYLSKLVAQSYHDGEGLQKG from the coding sequence ATGAATGAACCCAAATTACCTTCTCCAGAAGAGATTCAGAAGAGATTGTCTGAGGTGTTGCAGGCTACCTTTGGAGGGAAGCAGTCGGTCGTATCTCAACCTTCCGGACAGAGTAAGTCCTCTTCTGGTGGCGGCAACAGGGGGCTACATCCTCTTCTTTCCAAGTTCCGTCATACGCCACGTGACATAAAGGAGTATCTGGACCGCTTTGTTATCCGGCAAGAGGAGGCAAAGAGAGTACTGAGTGTTGCTGTCTGTGACCATTATCATCATGCTAGAGAAGCCTTAAATGGTGAGAGTTTTCTGGAATACGCTAAACAAAATATCCTCTTGATTGGTCCGACAGGCGTGGGAAAAACTCATTTAATTAGGCACGTTGCCGACTTAGTCGGTGTGCCGTTTGTTAAAGCAGACGCTACCAAGTTCAGTGAAACAGGTTATGTGGGTGGGGATGTAGATGACCTTGTCCGCGAACTGGTAGAGCGCGCGAAGGGAGATATCTCACTAGCCGAAATTGGCATCGTTTTTCTCGACGAAATTGATAAAATTGCCACCTCTTCGAAGAATCCAGGCCGTGACGTAAGTGGGCGTGGTGTCCAAACCGGGTTGCTTAAACTAATGGAGGAAACCGAAGTTTCCCTAAAAAATCCCTCAGACATCCAGTCACAGATTCAGTCTGTCATAGAGATGCAAACACAACGTGGCCGTGGCTCTATGCACAGAGAGACCATCAATACCAGACATATCCTCTTTATTGCGAGCGGTGCCTTTGAGGGATTGGACCGCATCATCCATCACAGAAGGAAACAGTTACGGGTTGGTTTTTGCACCAACACAACCGCCTGTGCTTTAGAAAGCAATGTTTTACAAACTGCTAATACTCAGGATTTCATAGAATATGGATTTGAATCTGAATTCATCGGCCGACTTCCAGTTCGCTCTGTCTGTCATCTTCTAGAGGTTGAAGATCTTTTTCGGATTATGAGGTATTCAGAGGATAGCATTATTCGTCAGTACGAACGCGCTTTCCGCCCTTATGGCATTAAGATACATTTCGAGGAGGAGGCTCTGAGAAAAATTGCCGCTTCGGCCTTCCAGGAAGGAACCGGAGCACGAGGCCTGCTTACCGTTTTGGAGAGACTCTTGCGGGACTTCAAGTATGAACTTCCGGACTCGGGTGTCACGTCGTTTACCGTGAACCCTGCCCTGGTAAAAGAACCCCGTACTTGTCTTACCTGTCTACTTAGGCATGGTTCTGCCGAAAAAGAACGTGCATTGATCATCGCAGCTAGGCAGTTTATGCAGCAGTTTAGCGAACAACACAAGGTTCAAGTGGAGGCCTCTGAGGCTGCGCTTATACGACTTGCACAACAAGCGATTAGAGAAAGAATCACGATGCGTGAGCTTTGCGGGAAATTATTTAAGGACTACCAATTTGGCCTGCATCTTATCCAGGAGGGCAAATTAGAAACCACTAAGCTGGTACTTCCAGAGGAAGCCATCGATAATCCAGAAGAATACTTGAGTAAGTTAGTAGCCCAGTCTTACCATGACGGGGAGGGTCTGCAGAAAGGTTGA
- the recR gene encoding recombination mediator RecR has translation MSKVYYPAPYLLLTDELQRLPGIGPRSAERIALWLLQSRGANPTRLANAIQEASQCLRTCKLCGFFTTEDLCRICSAPERRVHPICVVETAIDIIAIERASVFLGRYHALGGKFSPLNGIGPEQLRVTSLLARVKSERPQEIIFALSADVEGEATTHYLARLFSEQGVLVSRIAHGLPVGGGLEYADAGTLSCAISGRSRISLE, from the coding sequence GTGAGTAAAGTTTATTACCCTGCACCGTATTTGCTTCTTACAGACGAGTTACAGCGTTTACCTGGGATTGGTCCTCGTAGTGCGGAGCGTATTGCCCTCTGGCTGCTCCAATCTCGTGGTGCCAACCCTACTCGACTTGCCAATGCTATCCAAGAGGCCTCGCAATGTCTAAGGACTTGCAAGCTGTGCGGTTTCTTCACGACGGAAGATCTCTGCCGAATCTGTAGTGCTCCGGAGCGCCGTGTTCATCCTATTTGCGTAGTGGAAACTGCCATCGATATCATCGCCATTGAACGCGCCAGTGTTTTTTTAGGTCGTTACCATGCTTTGGGGGGGAAATTTTCTCCGCTGAATGGCATTGGTCCTGAACAACTGCGAGTCACATCCCTTTTGGCGAGGGTGAAGTCCGAGCGTCCGCAAGAGATTATTTTTGCACTAAGTGCTGATGTGGAAGGAGAAGCAACTACGCACTATCTGGCTCGTCTCTTTTCTGAACAAGGAGTCCTAGTGAGTCGCATTGCCCATGGACTTCCAGTTGGGGGAGGGTTAGAATATGCCGACGCAGGTACACTCTCTTGTGCCATTTCTGGTCGAAGCAGAATCTCACTAGAGTAA